A genomic window from Solanum dulcamara chromosome 11, daSolDulc1.2, whole genome shotgun sequence includes:
- the LOC129874216 gene encoding uncharacterized protein LOC129874216 — protein MGSRPKNSSSLRMRRERRSKSGNEKRPKNGVDSFSSDDGDNYSSISEKLEALKQLLPVNNGELKADQLFEETADYIVLLRTQIFVLQKLLDFYDDAASAQSQLNAV, from the coding sequence ATGGGTTCACGGCCAAAAAATTCGAGTAGCTTAcggatgagaagagaaagaagatcaAAATCAGGCAATGAGAAACGACCAAAAAATGGAGTAGATAGCTTTTCTAGCGATGATGGTGATAATTACAGTTCAATTTCTGAAAAATTGGAGGCTCTGAAGCAACTTCTCCCAGTCAACAATGGTGAATTAAAAGCAGATCAGTTATTCGAAGAAACAGCTGATTATATTGTTCTTCTCAGAACTCAAATCTTCGTTTTACAGAAGCTTCTCGATTTTTATGACGATGCGGCCTCTGCTCAGTCCCAACTTAATGCTGTATAG
- the LOC129874287 gene encoding UDP-glycosyltransferase 83A1-like — protein MGKLHILVIPYPVQGHVIPLMELAQSLAKYGFKITFVNTKSTHKSILNSLSGKNSLHDQIHLISVLDESESGEDKNVPGKFSEAIFKIMPGKIEKLIQENYVSEDERITCIIADQSLGWALELADKMGIKRAAFITAAAANLILGFNIPKLIDDGIIENDGTPALKDHTFQFEPTMPIMNTSDLLWTSMGNSKMQKIIFDMLVHNNKSVKSADWLICNSTYDLEPGAFKLAPEIVPIGPLLSNNCLEPSTFPPEAEPRIPSKESPNSLVGSFWPEDSTCLNWLDQQPLCSVVYVAFGSFTIFNEAQFQELALGLELANKPFLWVVRTNSLDAKTDIFLKIFVNRIGSQKGKIVSWAPQQKVLSHPSIGCFVSHCGWNSTIEAISNGVPILCWPYFADQFVNQSYICDIWKVGLRLKKGETGIISCEEIKDKVEQLLGNDAFKKRALKLREMTMNTVKEGGRSHQNFINFIEWIKTS, from the exons ATGGGCAAACTACACATTTTGGTGATACCATATCCAGTACAAGGCCATGTTATTCCCTTAATGGAGCTAGCTCAATCCTTAGCCAAATATGGCTTCAAAATCACTTTTGTCAACACAAAGTCCACACACAAGAGTATTCTAAATTCTTTATCAGGAAAAAATAGTTTGCATGATCAGATTCACCTGATTTCAGTTTTAGATGAATCTGAATCAGGGGAAGATAAGAATGTGCCAGGTAAATTCTCTGAAGCAATCTTTAAAATCATGCCTGGAAAAATTGAGAAgctaattcaagaaaattatgTATCTGAGGATGAAAGGATCACTTGTATTATTGCTGATCAGAGCCTTGGATGGGCTCTAGAACTTGCAGATAAAATGGGAATTAAGAGAGCAGCCTTCATAACTGCTGCAGCTGCTAATCTTATACTTGGATTTAACATTCCAAAATTGATTGATGATGGCATAATTGAAAATGATG GGACTCCAGCTCTAAAGGATCATACTTTTCAGTTTGAACCAACTATGCCAATCATGAACACATCAGATTTACTTTGGACAAGCATGGGGAATTCAAAAATGCAGAAAATCATTTTTGACATGTTGGTTCACAACAACAAATCTGTGAAATCAGCAGATTGGCTGATTTGCAACTCAACATATGACCTTGAACCAGGAGCCTTCAAATTAGCACCAGAGATTGTGCCTATAGGTCCACTTTTGTCAAACAATTGTCTCGAACCGAGCACGTTTCCTCCAGAAGCAGAACCCCGTATTCCTTCTAAAGAATCTCCTAATTCACTGGTCGGATCCTTCTGGCCCGAGGACTCAACTTGCCTAAACTGGCTTGATCAGCAACCATTATGCTCAGTTGTGTATGTAGCCTTTGGGAGCTTCACAATATTCAATGAAGCTCAATTTCAAGAATTGGCATTGGGGCTTGAACTAGCAAACAAACCATTCTTATGGGTTGTGAGAACTAATTCTCTAGATGCTAAAACtgatattttcttgaaaatttttgtAAACAGAATAGGGAGTCAAAAGGGGAAAATAGTGAGTTGGGCACCACAACAAAAGGTTTTAAGTCATCCTAGTATAGGTTGTTTTGTTAGCCATTGTGGTTGGAATTCAACAATAGAAGCAATAAGCAATGGGGTTCCAATCTTGTGTTGGCCTTATTTTGCTGACCAATTTGTGAACCAAAGTTACATTTGTGATATATGGAAGGTTGGATTAAGACTAAAGAAAGGGGAAACTGGGATCATTAGTTGCGAGGAAATTAAGGATAAAGTGGAACAATTGCTAGGAAATGATGCATTCAAGAAAAGAGCTTTGAAACTCAGGGAAATGACTATGAACACAGTGAAAGAAGGTGGTAGGTCTCACCAgaatttcataaatttcattgaatggattaaaacatcataa